Below is a window of Hydrogenovibrio crunogenus DNA.
CTCTGATTTATCCAACCTTAATGGTGGTTATGGCCGTTGCCATTATTTTATTTTTAATGGCTTTTGTGGTTCCTAAGGTTGTGTCGGTCTTTGATAATATGAATCAAAGTTTGCCTCCTTTAACACAAGGTTTGTTAAGCACCAGTGAGTTTTTAGACCAGCACTGGGGCTGGTTGCTGTTGGGAGGCATTGGGATGATTGTGGTTTATAAAATGTTAATGCAAAAAGAAAGATGGCGATCTCAACGAGATCAGGTGTTGTTATCGGTTCCCGCACTAAGAAAATTTTTAGTCTATTCTGCGAGTGCTCGCTGGGCGAGAACCCTTGGCGTGCTGCATGCCAGTGGCGTTCCGATTACGGAAGCATTGAGAATTTCATCAGAAGTAATGAATTTATTACCCTTAAAGCAAAAAGTGATGCAGATGGAGGTCGAAGTCCGAGAAGGGCAAAAACTGTATTCCAGTATGAAACAGGCCAAATTTTTTCCAGCCCTATTGCTGAACCTAGTCGAGACAGGTGAGGGAAATGGTCAGGTCGATGTCATGTTGTTGAAGGGGGCAGAACATTATGAGGAAGAAGTCGATACGGCGGCAACCACCTTGGTCAGTCTGCTTGAACCCATTATGATCGTGATTATGGGGGGCGTGGTATTAACAATCGTATTAGCGATAATGCTTCCGATTTTTCAAATGAATAGTATGGTAGGTTAAAAAGAAATGAGAACAGAGAAATTAAATCAACGAAATCGAAAAGTGACTAAACAACAAGGGTTTACCCTTATCGAATTAATGGTTGTGGTCGTGATTTTAGCAATCTTGGCAGCCATTGCGGTACCGCAGTTTATGGATCGCCCCGATGAAGCCCGTATTGTAAAAGCGAAGCAGGATATTTCTTCCCTGAGCTCGGCATTGCAACTTTATAAGCTGGACAATTACCGTTACCCGACTACTGAACAAGGGCTGGAAGCCTTAGTGACAAAACCAACAGCTGAACCTGACGCGCCAAACTGGAAGCCTTACATGCAGCAACTTCCTAAAGATCCCTGGGGACAGGATTATTTATATCTCAGCCCCGGTGAAAAAGGGGATTTTGACCTTTATACCTTAGGGGCTGATGGTGAAGAAGGCGGAGAAGGAGTGAATGCAACAATTGGAAATTGGATGAGATAGGATTGAGGGATTCAGTTCAATTGAACTTGAGGCGGTCGCGACAAAAAGGGTTTACCTTGATTGAATTAATGGTCGTGGTCGTCATTTTGGCAGTGCTTGTCTCGATTGCTACTTTGACTTTTACACCGAATGATTCGGTGAAGCTGAACCAACAGACGTTGGAGTTCAAAGGCGCATTACAACAAGCCTGTGATGAGGCGATTTTTACACAA
It encodes the following:
- the gspF gene encoding type II secretion system inner membrane protein GspF, whose protein sequence is MPSFEYQALTSSGRTQKGTQEGESARQVRQQLRDQGLTPLDVTPVVDRRKALSSLSWLTPKIPIADLSLMTRQIFTLLGAGMPMADALRSVANQAENKVMKRFATGIFEKVSEGHSYAQALTSSGFNLPSDYVATVRAGEESGHLVEVLSRMAESIEKQEKIRKKMRSALIYPTLMVVMAVAIILFLMAFVVPKVVSVFDNMNQSLPPLTQGLLSTSEFLDQHWGWLLLGGIGMIVVYKMLMQKERWRSQRDQVLLSVPALRKFLVYSASARWARTLGVLHASGVPITEALRISSEVMNLLPLKQKVMQMEVEVREGQKLYSSMKQAKFFPALLLNLVETGEGNGQVDVMLLKGAEHYEEEVDTAATTLVSLLEPIMIVIMGGVVLTIVLAIMLPIFQMNSMVG
- the gspG gene encoding type II secretion system major pseudopilin GspG; protein product: MRTEKLNQRNRKVTKQQGFTLIELMVVVVILAILAAIAVPQFMDRPDEARIVKAKQDISSLSSALQLYKLDNYRYPTTEQGLEALVTKPTAEPDAPNWKPYMQQLPKDPWGQDYLYLSPGEKGDFDLYTLGADGEEGGEGVNATIGNWMR